In one Sphingomonas sanguinis genomic region, the following are encoded:
- the nagE gene encoding N-acetylglucosamine-specific PTS transporter subunit IIBC → MSSPMATIQSLGRALMLPIAVLPVAGLLLRLGQPDMLNIAFMANAGNAIFDNLGLLFAVGVATAFARDGNGAAALAGITCYLVTIKGAETLIVPPAGTGVGLAKDIAATVEAAWRTKSVHRFDVPVGIVAGLIGGNFYNRFATIKMPEYLAFFGGRRFVPIISGIAGLGLAALLGVAFGPVNAGIDAMSQGIVQAGGLGLFAFGVLNRLLVVTGLHHILNTVAYFVVGDYQGKTGDLTRFFAGDPTAGAFMSGFFPVMMFGLPAACLAMYHEALPERKKAVGGMLFSLALMSFLTGVTEPIEFSFMFLAPVLYAFHAVLTGLSEALMNALGVRLGYTFSAGLFDYVINFGKATKPLMLLPIGAAYALIYYAVFRFAIRRWNLQTPGREVEAAAEGEATEIAGGRGASFVAAMGGSTNLSEIAACTTRLRLIVVDPAQVDEPALKRLGARGILRPSPSGVQVVLGPVADTVAMEMRAAIESGPIAATARAAAPVAAAPVRTAEVATQTSLPDALVQAMGGAYNIVSASHHAGRWRVVLADPSRQAKASPAEARTVAPVASNVVHILID, encoded by the coding sequence ATGAGCTCGCCCATGGCCACCATCCAATCGCTCGGGCGGGCGCTCATGCTGCCCATCGCGGTGCTGCCGGTCGCGGGCCTGTTACTGCGCTTGGGCCAGCCCGATATGCTGAACATCGCCTTCATGGCGAATGCGGGCAATGCGATCTTCGATAATCTGGGGCTGTTGTTCGCGGTCGGCGTCGCCACCGCCTTTGCCCGTGACGGCAATGGCGCGGCGGCACTGGCGGGCATCACCTGCTACCTCGTCACCATCAAGGGCGCCGAGACGCTGATCGTGCCGCCCGCCGGGACGGGAGTTGGACTGGCCAAGGACATCGCCGCGACCGTAGAGGCGGCGTGGCGGACCAAGTCGGTCCATCGGTTCGACGTGCCGGTCGGTATCGTCGCCGGTCTGATCGGCGGCAATTTCTACAACCGCTTCGCAACCATCAAGATGCCAGAATATCTGGCCTTTTTCGGCGGTCGCCGTTTCGTGCCGATCATCTCGGGCATTGCCGGGCTCGGGCTGGCAGCGCTGTTGGGCGTGGCGTTCGGGCCGGTCAATGCGGGCATCGACGCGATGAGCCAGGGCATCGTCCAGGCGGGCGGGCTGGGGCTGTTCGCGTTCGGCGTGTTGAACCGCCTGCTGGTCGTGACCGGGCTGCACCACATCCTGAACACCGTCGCCTATTTCGTGGTCGGCGATTATCAGGGCAAGACCGGCGACCTGACCCGCTTTTTCGCGGGCGATCCGACGGCGGGCGCGTTCATGAGTGGGTTCTTCCCCGTCATGATGTTCGGCCTGCCCGCCGCTTGTCTGGCCATGTATCATGAGGCTCTGCCAGAGCGGAAAAAAGCGGTCGGCGGCATGTTGTTCAGCCTGGCGCTGATGTCGTTCCTGACCGGCGTGACCGAGCCTATCGAATTCAGCTTCATGTTCCTGGCGCCCGTCCTCTATGCCTTTCACGCGGTCCTGACCGGCCTGTCGGAAGCCTTGATGAACGCGCTGGGCGTAAGGCTGGGCTATACCTTCTCGGCCGGTCTGTTCGACTATGTCATCAATTTCGGCAAGGCGACCAAGCCGCTGATGCTGTTGCCGATCGGCGCGGCCTATGCCCTGATCTATTATGCGGTGTTCCGCTTCGCGATCCGCCGCTGGAACCTGCAGACGCCGGGCCGCGAGGTCGAGGCGGCAGCAGAGGGCGAGGCGACCGAGATCGCGGGCGGGCGCGGGGCGTCCTTCGTCGCGGCGATGGGCGGCAGCACGAACCTCAGCGAGATCGCGGCCTGCACCACCCGCCTGCGCCTGATCGTGGTCGATCCGGCCCAGGTCGACGAGCCTGCGCTCAAGCGGCTGGGCGCGCGGGGTATCCTGCGTCCGTCGCCCAGCGGCGTTCAGGTCGTGCTGGGTCCGGTAGCCGACACCGTGGCGATGGAAATGCGCGCCGCGATCGAGTCCGGGCCGATCGCGGCCACGGCCCGTGCGGCGGCTCCTGTCGCAGCGGCGCCCGTGCGGACGGCGGAGGTGGCGACGCAGACCAGCCTGCCGGACGCGCTGGTTCAGGCGATGGGCGGCGCGTACAATATTGTTTCGGCCAGTCATCATGCCGGACGCTGGCGGGTCGTCCTGGCCGATCCGAGCCGTCAGGCCAAGGCATCACCGGCGGAGGCTCGCACCGTCGCCCCGGTGGCCAGCAATGTCGTCCATATTCTGATTGATTAA